The Methylocaldum marinum genome includes the window AGGTGCAAGACGATTTTGCCGATATCCTCCAATACAGCCTGGAAACCTGGGGTGAGGCGCAGGCCTTCGCCTATCGCGCCGTTCTCCACCAGGCGGTTCCGACTATCCCGGAAAACCCGCAGATCGGCCACGGCCGCCCGGAATTGTCTCCCGCCCACCGGATCTTCCCCGCCGGGCGGCACAGCATTGTTTACCGCATCACGGACCTGGCAATCCTGGTCTCCCGCATTCCACGGGCGCATGGAACTCGGCCGCCACGTGTAACGCAGGCATGAGGCCTCGTGGAAAAAAGCGCCGACCTCTCCGGTTGTGGCCGGTACCGATACGCTCTGCGGCGCCGTTGGTCGGGTGGCGACCAAGTACTGTTCGTGATGCTCAATCCGTCCACGGCGGATGCCGAAAAGGATGACCCCACGATCCGGCGCTGCATCGCATTCGCCCAGGAATGGGATTTCGGAGCCCTGGCGGTCGGCAATCTCTTCGCTTTTCGCACACCATCCCCACGCGGCTTGCGTGCCGCCGCTGATCCTGTCGGGCCACACAATGATCGGGAGCTGGTGCGCTTGCAGGCCGAATCAAAGCTCGTCGTGGCGGCGTGGGGAAATTACGGTGGATTCCTGCAGAGAGATGCGGCCGTTCGCGCGCTGCTGTCGGGCCTGCACATTCTGGGCCTCACCAAGCAAGATCAACCCAGGCATCCGCTGTATGTGCCTGCCGAAACCCAACCTCGTGCTTGGGACTGACTTGCCACGGTTCATCCTTGCGGAAGGGGACCCCCTCCGCTTCACGGGGATGCGGCAAAGCGCCTTTTTTCCACACGCCGAGAGGTTTGTGCCGATTTGGAAATCGGGTCGTTGAAGTAACCTATGGCCGGATCGGTGCAAACGACAGAACCAAAGTCGTGCCGCTGGCCGATGAAGCCACAGCCCAGCAAAATGTAAACGCCTGTCTCCGCAAGCGTGAAAGCGCCACCAAGAGACTTGGGATCGAGTATAAAAGTCAGTTACCACCCGCAGAGCGGGTGGTTTGAGGAAGGCCCCCAAAGGCGGCCGGAAAAACGGATGAATGTGCTTAAAGACCCTGGAGGTGTAGTTGTTCGATACGCCTCTCCTCAGCTTCCTGATGACGGATATACGCTTGAATCATTTGCTCATCTAATCCCACTGTGCTGACGCAATCCCTTTTTGCCCAAAAATGCAGCCCTGTGAAGTTCCTTTTCTGACCCAAAATCTCCCGATGGATACGGAACGCCGAGCGTGGAGGACCAACGGCGTCCGATCACGCGGAAGACCTACTCACGCGGCCGAAGCCGCCAATATCCCCCTCGATCGGATGCTCAACAGCGAGCCGGAGGGGGTTGCGGAACTCGTGACGGAAGAGGAAAACGTGTTTGCCGACAGCCGCAAACAGATGTTGGGATCCGCGATACCCTTGTGGCTTACAACAAACAGATTCGCGGCGCGCGGTTCACCGCCATTGAGGTGATGCTGGCGGCGGTTCGGGATCGTCGCCTTCTGTCGCCGAAACGGAAGACCGTATCAGGTCATCGGACCTCGGTGAGAGGTCATGGAGCGCATCATCGTCACAGTTCGCTATTCTGATTGCGGGGGGCCGCGTACTAGAGGCATAACGAAGAAGAACCGGATTCCCGTTGCGTTGAACCTCCGGCGAGCGGTTTTTTTACGCCTCGCTCGGAAGGTAATCGCGAATTCATTTGTTGTTTGCATGCTTCCGGCCAGCACGGTTGGATCACGCCGATAGCCGTACGATGTCCTTCCAGGCATAAATGCTGCCGATCGGACTGTCTTCACCCTGTCATATGGGATGCCTATCCTTGGCAGGATCATCGCCTGGCCCTCGGCAACCGGCAGAATCTTGTCTTTCGCATCGATCGTTATGCTCCCGATGATTCGCGCTCTACCGAAGTACCTCTGCCGCGCGGCTGGGTTTCGACATCTCGGCCTCCCGCTGCGGTTTTTGCTGCTTTACGGCGGCCTGCAGTGGCTGTACCAGGACGCTCGCGGCGGCGCGCTGGAGCGGCTTCTCATCGACACGCTCACGGTGCGGCCGAGCGCCGCCCTGATCGATTGGCTGACCCCCGGCGAACGGGTGATCGCGGAGGGGCACCGATTGGTCTCGCCCTGGGCCCGGCTGAACGTCCTGAACGGCTGCGAAGGCACAGAAACCGTGCTGCTCCTCGGCGCCGCCTTGCTCGTTTTTCCGGCCCGCCTCCGGCACAAACTCCAGGGGCTGTTAGGGGGAAGCCTGCTGATCTACACGCTCAACCAGACCCGCATCGTCGGACTCTATTACGCCCTGCGCCACGACCGAGACAGTTTTCAACTGCTCCATGGCGTTCTCGCGCCGACCCTGATCATCCTGGCGGCCAGCCTGTTCTTTCTGGTCTGGGCCAAGCAGGCCCGGTCGACGCCCGAGGCGACCACCGGGAAGGCCGGATGCGGTCCCTGATCCTACGCCTGATCGCCGCCTATGTGGTGGTCGTGACAGGCGTTCTTTGGGGGGGCGACTCTTACGTTCGATCCATGTTCCCCGGGTACGCCGCGGTGATCGAGCGGCTGCTCCCCGAGTGGCGCATCACAAATCTCAACCTCGACCGGCTCAACCAGGAACCCGTTATCCGGGTCACCGTCCGGCTCGTCGAAGCCTTGGCGGTCGGCGGTCAACGGCTGCCGCCCGGCGGCGAGATCACGGCGTCCACCCTCAAGGGCCATGCACTCCAGCATCCGCTCGTGCTCTACCCGATCGTGCTGGCCTGGCCGGGCCTTTGGCGCCGGGCCGGTCTGATCCGGCTGGGGATTTCGGTGCCGCTGCTGCTGGCCGTCGAAGGGCTCGACGTGCCGCTGGTCCTGGTGGGCAGCGTCGAGGATCTGGTGCTCGCCAATCTGGCGCCGGATCAACTGAACCATTCCTTGAGCGTCCGCTGGATGCACACCATGAACGGCGGCGGGCGTCTCGCGTTGGCCCTGGCCGCGGCGTGGGCGAGTATCGCCTTCGGTCGTTGGGCCGATGTCGCCTAGGGTACATGCGCGATGCTCGGGTGGGATTAAGCGTTCAGATCGCCACGCGGGGCCGAGCGGGGATGAGGGAAGTGCCCATTGTGGATCTGCTTAGACTCATTTATTGATAAGCCTCGGATGGCCGATAGGCCAAAGCCGTCCCGGCCCGGGTCTCGGCTTTTATTGACCCGGCCCAAAATAACGTTCGCCCTGAGCTTGTCGAAGGGCACTCGGCTTGGGGCTTCGACAAGCTCAGGGCGAACGGAGTTAATAGGGTATTTAAGGGCCGGATAAATATCTACTATTAGCCTGTCATCGATCGTTTACCGTCCCGTTATGCCGCTGTCACGGATGGCCTCTACGGTGCACGCATCGACCGCTTTTAAACGGCTTGTCGTTCAGTGTGACTGATCGAATGGACGCTACGTGTTTATCCGTTCTTATCCGACCTTGTTAGCGCGCCTGGAAACGGCCCGCGAACGCCTACTCCAGCTTCGTGCCGGCGTGCGGACGATCGAAGCCCTTAAGGGGCCCGAGGCCGTCGCCCATTACCTCGTGGTCAATCCGTACGCAACCCGATTGACCTTTGAATGTCCGCCCGGTGTGGCCCCCTGGTTCTTAAGCGGCGACGAAGGTGAGGCGCTCCGGGTCCGCTTGGCGCCGTGGGCGGAGAAGGCAAGGGCGCGTGTCCGCAAAACCGTCCGACGGCGTCAGTCTGGCGCTGATCGATGCGGCGCGGACCTCAGCGCGCTGAGCTCTCGCGAAAACAGCGAACTCGCGCTGTGGCTGGCCCGCACGGCCGGAACAGCGACCGTGGTCAACCTCATTGCCCGCCGCAAAGGACTTTGGCGCGAGCGCCTGGCGCCGTTTGTCGACTGGCTGACCGCCGATGAACTCTGGGCTTTGGAGGTGCGCCGGAAACGTCTGCATGGCGAGCGTCTTGACCTATTCGAGGCGGCCCTTCTTTTGGGTGTATCCGCCGATGAGGTCTTACGTGAAATCGAAAGCGGCCGCCTGCCCGTGCTGGGGCGAAGGCTCGTCCAGGGCGCTGACGAGGTGTGGCCTTGGGTCTTGGATCGCGTGGTGTTCATGAGCGGATGCTCTGGTGAGGGCGAGGAGTCGATTTGGGCGTTTGGTCGGCCGATTTAGGTTGGCGAGGCGCGCTAGCATTAGTTGTCGACGAACGGCCATTTGCCGGGCCGATCAAGGATAAGGATCGTCCCCGTTCCGTGTCCGTTTTAGATGATTTTTTGTAAGTGATGGAGATACACAGCCCGAAAGCCGTGTTCCGCCACACGTTCGATCTGTTTTGCGCTTTACAACGTCACATATCTGTTACCGATTTGTTATGTCACTGTTACAAAAGTGCTTTACGGTGCGCGCAGCGACCTTCAGCATGGAACGACACATACGTGAACCGCTTGATCACCAATCTCCTCGCAGTGGCATTCTTTTTTGCCGCAGCAGGCCGGGCGGCGCCTATCGACGAGGCCCGCCTCAAGGGGCTGGCCTGGCTGATTCAACATCAGCACGGCGACGGCCGCTGGGAAAGCGTACCGGGGCTCGAGGTCGCGGCGACCGCCGCCGCGGTCGAGGCGCTCGCGAATGCCGGCGTGACCCAGGGCGAGGCTTATGCCAAAGGCGTCGCCTGGCTCCAGAATCATCCGGCGTCCAGCACCGACACCTTGGCCCGGCAGATCATGGCGCTCGCGCGCGCCGGGCGGGATACCTCGGCCTTGGTCTCGCGTCTGATCGCCTGGCGCAACGACGCCACGAAAAGCTGGGGCGCCTACGACCACTTCAGCGGCAGTTTTCCCGATACGGCACTGGCAATGGACGCCATCCAGGCGACCGGAACCACGTATGCCGATGCGGGGTTCGGCATCGGCTTCATCGTCAACCGGCAAAACACGGATGGCGGCTGGCCTTATGTCAAAGGGGATATCGGTATGCCGCCCAGCAAGATCATCCCCACCGCCCATAACCTCATCACCCTCAATCGCTATAAAACCGTCTATGCGGTCCAGTCTTACATCAACAGCGGGATCGCGTGGCTGAAAGCGCAACAAAAAGCCGGGGGCGGTTTTGGCGAAGGCAGCACCGGCACGCTGCTGGAAACCGCCTTGGCGTATCGGGCGTTGGTGGCGGAATTGGGGACTAACGACGCCGCCGCCCTCAATGCCCAAACCTATTTGCTCGGCCAACAGCAGGCCGATGGCGATTGGGGTGGCCACGATGCCTTGTTGACCAACCTGACCCTCGCCGGCCTCCCGGCCACAACCTTGGCGGACACGGACCACGACGGGTTGCCGGACGGCGTGGAAACCTCGGCCTTGCTCGGCACCCATCCCGGCGTGCCGGATGGTCGGGGGCTGGCCCAGGGCAATGGCCAGAGCGTCATCGGGGTGAATGAACCCAGCGTGTTGCTGCAGGCGATCCTCCATCAGCCCTACGCCGCCTCGTTGACCGCCGGCGGCGGCACGCCGCCCCACACCTGGACCCTCACCGCGGGCAAGCTGCCGGACGGTCTCAATCTCAATACGGCCACCGGGCAAATCAGCGGCACGCCGACCAGCCTCGGCGCCTTCAACTTCATCTATCGCGTCGCCTCAAGCGATACCCAAGTCTACACCACGGGCCGGATCGAGGTGGTGTCGCCGGTCGCCGAGGTCGCCGATTCCGACATTCCGACCCTCCCCGAGTGGGGAATGATCCTCATGAGCCTGTTGCTCATCGCGACCATGGCGCATCTGGATCGCCGGAAATCACGGGATCTCCGCTAATTCAAGGCTCAGCCGAAAGGAACCGTCCATGTCATTCGTCTCGTATCTCCGTACGAAGCCGGCGCTCGCCGGTTTGTGGCTCAGCCTCGTCGCGATGTCCTCCCTCGCCGCCACCCCCGCGCCGCAGGACCCCGGGGCCTTGCCCGATGCCGTGGTCAAGGCGCTGCTCAAAGTGCACGAACAGCCCCGGAATCCGCTCCCGGAACGCTTGCGTCAGCATCTTAAGGAAGCGACGGAGTTGCTCGCCGAAGCCGAGGCCGAGGAGGACCAGCCCGCAGCCGGCGCGGCGGACCGCCTGGAATCCAAGCAATACTTGCTGGAGGCCAAGCGCACCGAAGTCGCGGGGCTGCGCCAGGAGGTGGAAAGCCAGCTCGACGGGGTTCGGGAGCAGCTCCGAACGCTCAAATTGGCCGGCAAGGTCAAGGCGTTCGACCGGTATGCGAAACAGGTCGCCCAGCGTTTCGATCGGATCGACCGGGCTCTGGCCGGGTTTGCGGCTAGCCGGGAGCCGACGGCACGGCGCCAGGCGTTGGCCAACGCCCAAACGGAACTGCGCGCCCTTTATCGGCGCGGGTCGACGGCCGACGTCACGCCCGAGGCGGTCCCGTTTCCCACCACCCGGCTCGGGGCCGACGTCAAGTCGACGCCCGCGGCGTCCAGCCAGAAACTACCCCGCTACCTCGGCGCCTCGTCATCGCCCCCCGACGCCCCGGCCTACGCCTTCCTCCTGGATCTCCTCGGGAAACCCGCCGAAGCCGCGGCGCCCGCCACCCCGTCGGAAGCCGCGGCCTGCGGCTATACGGGCGCGGATCTCGCCGCGACGGAGGACGTGGTCATCAGCCCGGAGATCCGCGATCTCGCCGCGCAGCTCGGCTATTCGCCGGTCAAGATCTTCCAGCACGTCTACAACACCATCCGCTTCGAACCCTACTTCGGCTCGCTCAAAGGCTCGGTGGGGACGCTCTACAGCGGTTCCGGCGGCGCCACCGACCAGGCATCGCTCTTCATTGCCCTGCTGCGCGCCTCGAACATCCCGGCCCGTTATGTCCTCGGCAATGTCCAGGTCACCGACGCGTCGAATTTGGGCGCCAACGGCCGCGCGCCCCGCTGGCTCGGCGCCAAGACCTACCGGGCCGCGGCGCTCATCCTCTCGAACAATCTGAATCCGCAAGCCGCCTACCTGACCAGCAACACCGGCATCCAACTGCGCCATGTCTGGGTCGAAGCCTGCCTGCCCTACGGCAATTACCGGGGCGCGCCGTCCGACCAGACCGGCCATCGCTGGATTCCTTTGGACCCGAGCTTCAAGGACAAGACCTATCAGGCCGGTATCGCCGGCATTCAGCAGGCGGTTGCCTTCGATTACAGCGCCACCGGTTATCTGGCCAGCCGCACCCACACGCTGCCCCACGAACGCTACGAGACGCAGGTCGACACCTACATCAAGGGCCTGAATCCCGACTATACCCTGCTCGACGTGCCGTACCGGGGCGAACAGACCGCCCGCAGCTTCGACATTCTGCCGGTCACCCTGCCGTACGAGGTGGTGCAATTCGTCAACTGGGCCGGCTCGTCGTCGCCCGAGACCGCCAGCCTTCCTGCGAGCCACCGCTATCAGTTCACGCTCAAGGTGCGGGACAGCACGGACGGCAGTCTCATGGCGGACCAGCAGGTATCGCTGCCCTCGATCGTCCACCAGCGGGTGACGCTGTCCTATACCCCGGCGGACAGCGCTTCGCAAACGATCTGGAATAGCTGGAACGGCGATCTGGCCGGTTTGCCGGCCGGATCGGTGAATCTGAAGCCGGTCCTGAAACTCGACGGCACTACCCTGGCCACGGGGTCGGGCACGCTTCCCCTCGGCACGGAGCATCGCCTGATCATGAAAGTGACCCTGGGCGACACCACTCTCCAGCAACCATCCTGCCGCAACGACGACCCCAATAATGCCACGCCGGATCCCGACCTTCATTGCTTCAACAAGACCGTCTACGTCAATTTGAAGGCCGGCGCGCATCATGCCTTGATGGCGTATGCCCATCAGGGAGCGGACCGCCTCCTCGCCGAGCGCGCGGAACGGTTGATTCAATCCGTCCAGGGCGCGCCCGGCGCGCCGACGCCCGCCAACGCCGCCAATTACGACGCGACCGAAGGCGAACTCCTGCATATCGCGCTGTTGAAATACCTCCGTTATGTCACCGACGCCGGGCAGCGCCTGGGCGAACTCAACGGCATCAGCGGCGAAAGCGGCATTCACCTGGGGCTCACCGCGGCGGGCCTCAAGGTCGACTACCTGTTCGACCTGCCGTTCGCCGTCCATCCCTCCGGTCCCTACATCGACGTGCTGGGCAATCTCGCACATTTGGTCAAGCTCGACACCACGGCGACCGACAGCGCCACCCTCCGCGCGGAAATCTGGCCGACCTTCAAGCTCTGGGGTTACAGCGCCTCGGCTTACGAACACGCCATCTGGCAGGAACTGATCCGGACCGATGCGGTGTCGACGGTACGGGGGCTGCAATTCGCCGGCGAGTCCGGCGGTACGAACCCGCTGGTGACGTTGACCTCGGCCAATATCGGGAGCTGGTCCAGCCTGATGGACCCCAGCATGAATCTCTATCAGGGCAGCATCACGGGTTTCGTCAACGACGGCGCCACGGTCACGGTGCCGAAGAAAACCCTCGCCTACACCGACGGTCAGCCCCAGCCCAAGACCTGGAACGGCGCGGTGTACATGGCCGAAAACCAGACCAAGGGCTATATCGCCGCCATCATCAACGGCGGCCTCGGCGGGGGCTATTCGCTGGTCAACACGAGCCCGGTGCCGGTCTCCTACCCGCGCGACGGCTACACGCCGAGCACGGTGTCGAGCGTCTGGCCGATCAACTCGGCGACTCTCGCCAACGGCTGGAACGCGGTCATGAGCTGGGGCGGCGATCCGGTCAACCTCGCCACCGGCAATCTGTACCACACCGAGCGGGATATCGCGGTACCCGGCCGCGGCTTGCCCCTGGTGTTCGAACGCGCCTACAACAGCCGGGGACCCAAGGATGGCCCCTTGGGGTTCGGCTGGACCCACAGCTTCAACCATAAGCTGAACTTCTACGGCGCCGAGGGCGGGTATGTCAGGGTCGGCTGGGTAGACGGCACCGGGGCGGAGCGGTTCTTCCGGCTTCCGGGCAGCAGCGTGCCGGCGGGCAGCGTCTTCCAGGCCGCGCCGGGGGTGTATTCGGTTCTGAAGCGCGAGGCCGACGGCAGTTGGAGTCTGACCGAGAAGAACGGCCTCCGTTACGGCTTCGAGAGCAACGCCGGAATCACCGCCGGACAGGTGGCGCGGCTCTTGACGATCAAGGACCGCAATCTCAATACCCTGACCCTTTCCTATAACACCGGCTGCGGCAATGTCTTGTGCATGGTCAGCGACGGGCCGGGGCGGTCGCTGGCGTTCACCTACACCTCAGGGCGCATCAGCCAGGTGACGGTGAAAGCCGCGGGCGGCAGCGTGCTCGCCACCCACCGGTACGGCTACGACGGCAACGGCCATCTGACGAGCTACCAGAGCCCCTTGGGCGTAGCGGGGCAGCACGGTGCCGTGACCTACGACTACTACACCGCCGCCGACGGCCAGAATCTCGCTCATGCCCTGAAGACGTATACCCTGCCGGAAGGCGAAGGGATGCGCTTTGCCTATTACCTGGACGGGCGGGTGTTCCGCCATCAGCGCCACAAGCACGGCACCCTGCTGCCGGAAACCACCACCTTCCGTTACCAGGATTTCCGCCGCGAGACGGTGACGGTCAACGAGCGCGGCTACGAGCGGCGGCATACCTTCGATGCCAACGGCAACCCGGTCCGGATCGTCGACGAAACCGGCGCGGCCTACACCTACGCTTACGATGCGGCGAACCCCTTCAACCGCCTCTCGGAGACCGATCCGGCCGGGCTGACCACGCACTACCAGTACGACAGTGTCGGCAACGTCACCCGGATCACCCCGCCCTCCGGCGCCGCCACCGAGTACGCCGACTTTACCGCCTATCACGCGCCGCAGCGGATCAAGGACGCCCAAGGGAATTGGACGCTCCTCAAATACGACGCCAAGGGCAATCTCACCGACGCGGTGCGCCTCAAGACCGGCCAGGTGCCGACGGCCGGCGTCACGCCCCCGGCCTCCGCCATCGCGAGTTGGACGAAATACGCGTACGACGGGAACTTCGGCCAGCCGACCCAGACCAAGGCCCTCCGCGACTTTACCGGCGCCAGCTTAGGGAGCTTCGCCGGCGGGGTCGGTCCCACCCTCACGACGAGCTACGACGCCCAAACCCTCTATCCGGCCCAGCTCAGCCGGCTGGGCGACAAGACCGGCGACGGCCTGATCAACGGTTCGGACCCGGCCGATACTGCGAGCCTGGCCTTCGATGGGCTGGGTAGACCAACCCAAGGGATCGACGCCGACTGGCACCCGGTCCAGGTTGCCTACGATGCCGACGGCCGGGTCATCCAAGGCACCGATGCGATCGGGCAGCTTCGAACGTACCGCC containing:
- a CDS encoding type II toxin-antitoxin system RelE/ParE family toxin, with product MSRSDLPLILSSKVQDDFADILQYSLETWGEAQAFAYRAVLHQAVPTIPENPQIGHGRPELSPAHRIFPAGRHSIVYRITDLAILVSRIPRAHGTRPPRVTQA
- a CDS encoding DUF1643 domain-containing protein, translated to MEKSADLSGCGRYRYALRRRWSGGDQVLFVMLNPSTADAEKDDPTIRRCIAFAQEWDFGALAVGNLFAFRTPSPRGLRAAADPVGPHNDRELVRLQAESKLVVAAWGNYGGFLQRDAAVRALLSGLHILGLTKQDQPRHPLYVPAETQPRAWD
- a CDS encoding archaeosortase/exosortase family protein, producing MLPMIRALPKYLCRAAGFRHLGLPLRFLLLYGGLQWLYQDARGGALERLLIDTLTVRPSAALIDWLTPGERVIAEGHRLVSPWARLNVLNGCEGTETVLLLGAALLVFPARLRHKLQGLLGGSLLIYTLNQTRIVGLYYALRHDRDSFQLLHGVLAPTLIILAASLFFLVWAKQARSTPEATTGKAGCGP
- a CDS encoding IPTL-CTERM sorting domain-containing protein, whose amino-acid sequence is MNRLITNLLAVAFFFAAAGRAAPIDEARLKGLAWLIQHQHGDGRWESVPGLEVAATAAAVEALANAGVTQGEAYAKGVAWLQNHPASSTDTLARQIMALARAGRDTSALVSRLIAWRNDATKSWGAYDHFSGSFPDTALAMDAIQATGTTYADAGFGIGFIVNRQNTDGGWPYVKGDIGMPPSKIIPTAHNLITLNRYKTVYAVQSYINSGIAWLKAQQKAGGGFGEGSTGTLLETALAYRALVAELGTNDAAALNAQTYLLGQQQADGDWGGHDALLTNLTLAGLPATTLADTDHDGLPDGVETSALLGTHPGVPDGRGLAQGNGQSVIGVNEPSVLLQAILHQPYAASLTAGGGTPPHTWTLTAGKLPDGLNLNTATGQISGTPTSLGAFNFIYRVASSDTQVYTTGRIEVVSPVAEVADSDIPTLPEWGMILMSLLLIATMAHLDRRKSRDLR
- a CDS encoding RHS repeat-associated core domain-containing protein encodes the protein MSFVSYLRTKPALAGLWLSLVAMSSLAATPAPQDPGALPDAVVKALLKVHEQPRNPLPERLRQHLKEATELLAEAEAEEDQPAAGAADRLESKQYLLEAKRTEVAGLRQEVESQLDGVREQLRTLKLAGKVKAFDRYAKQVAQRFDRIDRALAGFAASREPTARRQALANAQTELRALYRRGSTADVTPEAVPFPTTRLGADVKSTPAASSQKLPRYLGASSSPPDAPAYAFLLDLLGKPAEAAAPATPSEAAACGYTGADLAATEDVVISPEIRDLAAQLGYSPVKIFQHVYNTIRFEPYFGSLKGSVGTLYSGSGGATDQASLFIALLRASNIPARYVLGNVQVTDASNLGANGRAPRWLGAKTYRAAALILSNNLNPQAAYLTSNTGIQLRHVWVEACLPYGNYRGAPSDQTGHRWIPLDPSFKDKTYQAGIAGIQQAVAFDYSATGYLASRTHTLPHERYETQVDTYIKGLNPDYTLLDVPYRGEQTARSFDILPVTLPYEVVQFVNWAGSSSPETASLPASHRYQFTLKVRDSTDGSLMADQQVSLPSIVHQRVTLSYTPADSASQTIWNSWNGDLAGLPAGSVNLKPVLKLDGTTLATGSGTLPLGTEHRLIMKVTLGDTTLQQPSCRNDDPNNATPDPDLHCFNKTVYVNLKAGAHHALMAYAHQGADRLLAERAERLIQSVQGAPGAPTPANAANYDATEGELLHIALLKYLRYVTDAGQRLGELNGISGESGIHLGLTAAGLKVDYLFDLPFAVHPSGPYIDVLGNLAHLVKLDTTATDSATLRAEIWPTFKLWGYSASAYEHAIWQELIRTDAVSTVRGLQFAGESGGTNPLVTLTSANIGSWSSLMDPSMNLYQGSITGFVNDGATVTVPKKTLAYTDGQPQPKTWNGAVYMAENQTKGYIAAIINGGLGGGYSLVNTSPVPVSYPRDGYTPSTVSSVWPINSATLANGWNAVMSWGGDPVNLATGNLYHTERDIAVPGRGLPLVFERAYNSRGPKDGPLGFGWTHSFNHKLNFYGAEGGYVRVGWVDGTGAERFFRLPGSSVPAGSVFQAAPGVYSVLKREADGSWSLTEKNGLRYGFESNAGITAGQVARLLTIKDRNLNTLTLSYNTGCGNVLCMVSDGPGRSLAFTYTSGRISQVTVKAAGGSVLATHRYGYDGNGHLTSYQSPLGVAGQHGAVTYDYYTAADGQNLAHALKTYTLPEGEGMRFAYYLDGRVFRHQRHKHGTLLPETTTFRYQDFRRETVTVNERGYERRHTFDANGNPVRIVDETGAAYTYAYDAANPFNRLSETDPAGLTTHYQYDSVGNVTRITPPSGAATEYADFTAYHAPQRIKDAQGNWTLLKYDAKGNLTDAVRLKTGQVPTAGVTPPASAIASWTKYAYDGNFGQPTQTKALRDFTGASLGSFAGGVGPTLTTSYDAQTLYPAQLSRLGDKTGDGLINGSDPADTASLAFDGLGRPTQGIDADWHPVQVAYDADGRVIQGTDAIGQLRTYRHDGDGRLIDAELKLTQAGKTRLWDSATQVYDDAGRLAQTLDAGGYATLYRYDAAGHLTQVTDPDAYSLSFDYDPVGRWVRAYDKAEHAVRRTLDAAGRVKTVTDPNGHATTYTYWNAAGDGRLKQVTRPKVGSFTAGRITQFDYDALGRVIRLTEQPAAGSGETARDTLRTYDALGRLVREAGPAYTDSDPNSATFGQTIRPVTRWVYDNLSHLKEIKAGQTAANGGSGIDPDSGASASDTVTTQATYTVDDFGRRLTETDALGHTTAYTYDLHGNVLTRQTPNGHTVTYVWATGHQLLSATAEDGRQVLYTRNPLGQVIRAETWSAVPSQLEVAYDYTYDAAHRLDQLTDSRGVKTLSYAWSPGGLLDSLTDSDGGATHTLYDPVGRLIGLWAPNFDTFGLAYDAGGRLTELRYPNGVTETLAWNADDSLQRISHKSGATTLAQSTYTYDGLGRRKTLQETVSGLPTLTYTYQYDPLDRLTQVDNGTASQKQTYAYDIFGNRVQKQLGNPVSQTTAYQYDPAQQLTEVRNGSLTGTLLEADLYDEVGQLTQKCTGGTVTRPNDTSCSGTSITQYGWTSFDRLGEVSGANSASFRYDDQGRRIQKTEGGVTTNYLYDGLNLYGEYPAGNWTTPTALYVQAGLDHPLARLTGSVGSPSAMVHYYHPDGLGSLLALTNAAGSITATQRFDAFGQKLAGTGTIPQYGYTGREPDAAGLVYYRARYYDPNVGRFTQRDPIGYLDGINRYAYVGNNPVNLTDPQGLTAQGPLGIQFASQNGSYYSGGQGVLDSAGSGYGPGLVANTNWPSGPPVSLAGGIRQSANPFLGSTFTRERYHVADASGVIGGSPTSCGQRLCNQIGTGPGPLDILDIGTNLVAPEAKVGVGIAGAVVKGVANRAGQLHHIATDKAIKSGYTKEFTKIFEKAGMNLNDPANRVLLEGHAGRHSPAYHDHVLQRLRDVTQGLSGSNYEKALRSELDTLKQELLKNPDMVKGIGIK